A region of Paenibacillus sp. JNUCC-31 DNA encodes the following proteins:
- a CDS encoding YfhD family protein yields the protein MAEHERPGKILTKTEKMKRMQSAKNEDVEFSAEAADHEDIEALRRSEAADRRQGRELHD from the coding sequence ATGGCAGAACATGAACGTCCAGGCAAGATTTTGACGAAAACAGAAAAGATGAAACGAATGCAGTCCGCCAAAAATGAGGATGTGGAATTTAGCGCCGAAGCTGCGGACCATGAAGATATAGAGGCTCTGCGCCGCAGTGAAGCAGCTGATCGACGTCAGGGACGGGAGCTTCATGACTGA
- the dnaJ gene encoding molecular chaperone DnaJ, with protein sequence MAEKRDYYEVLGVSKNASDEEIKKAYRKLARQYHPDVNKAADAEAKFKEVKEAYDVVSDGQKRAQYDQYGHVDPNQGGFGGGGDFGGGGFGDIFDMFFGGGGGRRDPNAPQRGNDLQYTMTIEFKEAVFGKETDITIPRTEGCDTCHGSGAKPGTKPETCSVCQGSGQQEVVQNTPFGRMVNRRACSNCNGSGQIIKEKCTTCSGSGKVRKQRKIHVRIPAGVDDGAQLRMTGEGEGGLRGGPAGDLYIVIRVKSHDFFEREGDDIYCEIPLTFAQAALGDEIEIPTLSEKVKLKVPAGTQTGTYFRLKGKGVPRLRGMGQGDQHVKVVVVTPSKLNDEQKDLLRQIAALDGEQTHEHEQSFFDRVKRAFRGD encoded by the coding sequence ACCCTGACGTAAACAAGGCTGCTGACGCGGAAGCCAAGTTTAAGGAAGTTAAAGAAGCTTATGATGTGGTCAGTGACGGCCAGAAGCGGGCACAGTATGACCAATACGGTCATGTTGATCCAAATCAGGGCGGATTCGGCGGCGGTGGCGATTTTGGCGGCGGCGGCTTTGGCGACATCTTCGATATGTTCTTTGGCGGTGGCGGTGGACGACGTGATCCGAATGCTCCGCAACGGGGGAACGATCTGCAATACACTATGACGATTGAGTTCAAGGAAGCGGTATTTGGCAAAGAAACCGACATTACCATTCCACGCACTGAAGGCTGTGATACTTGTCATGGCTCAGGTGCCAAACCGGGAACCAAGCCCGAAACTTGTTCCGTCTGTCAAGGTAGCGGTCAACAGGAAGTAGTCCAGAATACACCGTTTGGCCGGATGGTCAACCGCCGTGCTTGTTCGAACTGTAACGGATCAGGACAAATCATTAAAGAAAAATGTACAACGTGCAGCGGCAGTGGTAAAGTGCGCAAACAACGCAAAATTCATGTTCGCATTCCAGCGGGTGTAGATGATGGCGCTCAACTGCGTATGACCGGTGAAGGTGAAGGTGGTTTGCGTGGCGGACCAGCAGGAGATCTGTATATTGTCATCCGTGTGAAATCACATGATTTCTTTGAGCGTGAAGGCGATGATATCTATTGCGAAATTCCGCTCACGTTTGCTCAGGCGGCATTGGGAGATGAGATTGAAATCCCAACGTTGAGCGAGAAAGTGAAGTTGAAAGTACCTGCCGGTACACAAACGGGAACGTATTTCCGTCTTAAAGGCAAAGGCGTACCACGTCTGCGTGGTATGGGGCAAGGCGACCAGCATGTAAAAGTGGTTGTAGTTACACCAAGCAAGCTGAATGACGAGCAGAAAGATCTGCTTCGTCAAATTGCTGCGCTGGATGGAGAACAAACGCATGAACACGAGCAATCCTTCTTTGACCGGGTGAAACGGGCTTTCCGTGGAGACTGA